One window from the genome of Crassostrea angulata isolate pt1a10 chromosome 2, ASM2561291v2, whole genome shotgun sequence encodes:
- the LOC128171251 gene encoding uncharacterized protein LOC128171251, which produces MAVNRLFLLLVIAFELCANQKSKAEVVRRLEKPALQTLALSASPINDTLSARTGVFIGPSDTQIQFSGQSMKINKEENDVFSVRLTTTEFNLEANSPFGSRMLKIKSNSAKEAMRILFNLNSNARRETKFHLNNCKLEIEKRENGTQTEYKARVENCADEDGFEKYFVLDLNFKSGDASQIYSKDLNGPDIQRVSKYFKYAKTFYTSTERDTYYTILNNPALEADEITITNFHFTVSSKSNPSLFSDDLYSTYYWNYYI; this is translated from the exons ATGGCAGTAAACAGGCTTTTTCTTCTGCTGGTTATAGCGTTTGAACTGTGTGCAAACCAAAAATCT AAAGCGGAAGTTGTGCGCAGACTCGAGAAACCCGCTCTACAAACCTTGGCGTTGAGTGCTTCCCCAATTAACGACACACTGTCTGCCCGTACCGGAGTGTTCATCGGCCCATCCGATACACAGATTCAATTCTCTGGCCAATCAATGAAGATTAATAAAG AGGAAAACGACGTTTTCTCGGTCCGTCTAACAACCACTGAGTTTAACTTGGAGGCTAACAGCCCGTTTGGCTCCCGGATGCTGAAAATAAAGTCAAATTCAGCAAAAGAAGCCATGAGGattttgttcaatctgaacTCAAATGCACGTAGAGaaactaaatttcatttgaacaaCTGTAAACTTGAAATTGAAAAGCGTGAGAATGGTACCCAAACAGAATACAAAGCTAGAGTGGAGAATTGTGCAGATGAAGATGGATTTGAGAAGTATTTTGTACTCGATCTTAACTTCAAATCAGGAGACGCATCCCAGATATATTCCAAAGATCTTAACGGTCCGGATATTCAGCGAGTtagcaaatatttcaaatacgCAAAGACATTTTATACCAGCACTGAAAGAGATACATATTACACCATCCTTAATAACCCTGCACTGGAAGCTGACGAGATTACTATTACAAACTTTCACTTCACTGTTTCATCTAAATCGAATCCTTCTCTTTTTAGTGATGATCTTTATTCTACCTATTACTGGAACTACTATATCTGA
- the LOC128171249 gene encoding uncharacterized protein LOC128171249 isoform X1 gives MTECTMGLSTAQLKQGLNSQAGQLRSTKIAEIVRMPLQPTISTVAMSVIPLNESFSVCVLVFFGPSDTEIKFNGDTLEVSREHVDEFEVYMVNNNANMDRRITLKSKSKGETITMYPNFNYNLPIKSSFIENTCYVKIEKDAMGERTKYTATVTSFAEREDLENLSKYFIACIRDRSGARVQLSTRHLNETENENVVSYYKYLDTYYSGSKTDSCSEYYSILNYSAIEADGITVESFGFVLNVSSSDYYGNDMAINRSWYYQIV, from the exons ATGACGGAGTGTACAATGGGGCTTTCAACGGCCCAGCTGAAACAGGGTTTGAATTCACAGGCAGGTCAATTGAGGTCAACAAAG ATTGCCGAAATTGTTAGAATGCCCCTGCAGCCAACAATATCTACGGTGGCAATGTCTGTTATACCTTTGAATGAAAGCTTCTCTGTGTGTGTTCTTGTTTTCTTTGGACCTTCCGATACAGAGATCAAATTCAACGGCGACACCCTGGAAGTCTCCAGAG AACATGTAGATGAATTTGAGGTCTACATGGTGAACAATAATGCCAACATGGATAGAAGAATAACCTTAAAGTCGAAATCAAAAGGAGAAACAATTACAATGTATCCAAACTTTAACTACAACCTCCCTATTAAATCAAGCTTTATTGAAAACACCTGCTATGTCAAGATAGAAAAGGATGCAATGGGAGAACGCACAAAATATACAGCTACAGTAACATCATTTGCAGAAAGAGAGGACTTGGAGAATTTGTccaaatattttattgcatgCATACGCGATAGATCAGGCGCCCGTGTACAATTATCGACACGCCATCTGAATgaaactgaaaatgaaaatgttgtcaGTTATTATAAATACCTCGACACTTACTATTCAGGAAGTAAAACTGACAGTTGCAGTGAGTACTATTCGATTCTGAACTATTCCGCGATCGAAGCAGATGGTATCACTGTCGAAAGTTTTGGCTTTGTTTTGAATGTTTCAAGTTCAGATTACTATGGAAACGACATGGCAATTAATCGCAGTTGGTATTATCAGATCGTTTAA
- the LOC128171249 gene encoding uncharacterized protein LOC128171249 isoform X2 — MALKWFYVSITVAMLSANYSCIAEIVRMPLQPTISTVAMSVIPLNESFSVCVLVFFGPSDTEIKFNGDTLEVSREHVDEFEVYMVNNNANMDRRITLKSKSKGETITMYPNFNYNLPIKSSFIENTCYVKIEKDAMGERTKYTATVTSFAEREDLENLSKYFIACIRDRSGARVQLSTRHLNETENENVVSYYKYLDTYYSGSKTDSCSEYYSILNYSAIEADGITVESFGFVLNVSSSDYYGNDMAINRSWYYQIV, encoded by the exons ATGGcattaaaatggttttatgtcTCCATAACAGTGGCCATGTTGTCTGCAAACTACAGCTGT ATTGCCGAAATTGTTAGAATGCCCCTGCAGCCAACAATATCTACGGTGGCAATGTCTGTTATACCTTTGAATGAAAGCTTCTCTGTGTGTGTTCTTGTTTTCTTTGGACCTTCCGATACAGAGATCAAATTCAACGGCGACACCCTGGAAGTCTCCAGAG AACATGTAGATGAATTTGAGGTCTACATGGTGAACAATAATGCCAACATGGATAGAAGAATAACCTTAAAGTCGAAATCAAAAGGAGAAACAATTACAATGTATCCAAACTTTAACTACAACCTCCCTATTAAATCAAGCTTTATTGAAAACACCTGCTATGTCAAGATAGAAAAGGATGCAATGGGAGAACGCACAAAATATACAGCTACAGTAACATCATTTGCAGAAAGAGAGGACTTGGAGAATTTGTccaaatattttattgcatgCATACGCGATAGATCAGGCGCCCGTGTACAATTATCGACACGCCATCTGAATgaaactgaaaatgaaaatgttgtcaGTTATTATAAATACCTCGACACTTACTATTCAGGAAGTAAAACTGACAGTTGCAGTGAGTACTATTCGATTCTGAACTATTCCGCGATCGAAGCAGATGGTATCACTGTCGAAAGTTTTGGCTTTGTTTTGAATGTTTCAAGTTCAGATTACTATGGAAACGACATGGCAATTAATCGCAGTTGGTATTATCAGATCGTTTAA
- the LOC128171252 gene encoding uncharacterized protein LOC128171252 isoform X5: protein MALKWFYVAIVTWTLSANYSCIAEIVRMPQQPSIQMLGLTVKPLNESFSAYVLVFLGPSDTEVEFNGDTLEVTKDVDEFKALMVNNNDNMDRRITLKSKSKGETISMYPNFNYNLLTKTSFIENTCYVQIEKDEMGERTKYTATVSSFADREVLENLSKYFIAYIRDKSGAIVQLTTRHLNDTENENVVSYYKYLDTYYSGSKTDSYTEYYAILNYPAIEADGITVQSFGFVLYVSSSDYYGNDMTINRSWYYQIV from the exons ATGGcattaaaatggttttatgtcGCCATAGTAACATGGACGTTGTCTGCAAACTACAGCTGT ATTGCTGAAATTGTTCGCATGCCCCAGCAACCATCAATACAAATGCTGGGACTAACTGTTAAACCTTTGAATGAAAGCTTCTCCGCGTATGTTCTTGTTTTCCTTGGACCTTCCGATACAGAGGTTGAATTCAACGGCGACACCCTGGAAGTCACCAAAG ATGTAGATGAATTTAAAGCATTAATGGTGAATAATAACGACAACATGGACAGGAGGATAACCTTAAAGTCGAAATCAAAAGGGGAAACCATTTCAATGTACCCAAACTTTAACTACAACCTCCTTACTAAAACAAGCTTTATTGAAAACACCTGCTACGTCCAGATAGAAAAGGATGAAATGGGAGAACGCACAAAATATACAGCTACAGTGTCATCATTTGCAGACAGAGAGGTCTTGGAGAATTTGTccaaatattttattgcatacatACGCGATAAATCAGGCGCCATTGTACAACTAACGACACGCCATCTGAATGatactgaaaatgaaaatgttgtcaGTTATTACAAATACCTCGACACTTACTATTCAGGAAGTAAAACTGACAGTTACACTGAATACTATGCCATTCTGAACTATCCCGCAATCGAAGCGGATGGTATCACTGTCCAAAGTTTTGgctttgttttgtatgtttcaaGCTCAGATTATTATGGAAACGACATGACGATAAATCGCAGTTGGTATTATCAGATCGTCTAA
- the LOC128171252 gene encoding uncharacterized protein LOC128171252 isoform X1 encodes MALKWFYVAIVTWTLSANYSCIAEIVRMPQQPSIQMLGLTVKPLNESFSAYVLVFLGPSDTEVEFNGDTLEVTKVDVDEFKALMVNNNDNMDRRITLKSKSKGETISMYPNFNYNLLTKTSFIENTCYVQIEKDEMGERTKYTATVSSFADREVLENLSKYFIAYIRDKSGAIVQLTTRHLNDTENENVVSYYKYLDTYYSGSKTDSYTEYYAILNYPAIEADGITVQSFGFVLYVSSSDYYGNDMTINRSWYYQIV; translated from the exons ATGGcattaaaatggttttatgtcGCCATAGTAACATGGACGTTGTCTGCAAACTACAGCTGT ATTGCTGAAATTGTTCGCATGCCCCAGCAACCATCAATACAAATGCTGGGACTAACTGTTAAACCTTTGAATGAAAGCTTCTCCGCGTATGTTCTTGTTTTCCTTGGACCTTCCGATACAGAGGTTGAATTCAACGGCGACACCCTGGAAGTCACCAAAG tAGATGTAGATGAATTTAAAGCATTAATGGTGAATAATAACGACAACATGGACAGGAGGATAACCTTAAAGTCGAAATCAAAAGGGGAAACCATTTCAATGTACCCAAACTTTAACTACAACCTCCTTACTAAAACAAGCTTTATTGAAAACACCTGCTACGTCCAGATAGAAAAGGATGAAATGGGAGAACGCACAAAATATACAGCTACAGTGTCATCATTTGCAGACAGAGAGGTCTTGGAGAATTTGTccaaatattttattgcatacatACGCGATAAATCAGGCGCCATTGTACAACTAACGACACGCCATCTGAATGatactgaaaatgaaaatgttgtcaGTTATTACAAATACCTCGACACTTACTATTCAGGAAGTAAAACTGACAGTTACACTGAATACTATGCCATTCTGAACTATCCCGCAATCGAAGCGGATGGTATCACTGTCCAAAGTTTTGgctttgttttgtatgtttcaaGCTCAGATTATTATGGAAACGACATGACGATAAATCGCAGTTGGTATTATCAGATCGTCTAA
- the LOC128171252 gene encoding uncharacterized protein LOC128171252 isoform X3 yields MALKWFYVAIVTWTLSANYSCIAEIVRMPLQPTISTVAMSVIPLNESFSVCVLVFFGPSDTEIKFNGDTLEVSREHVDEFEVYMVNNNANMDRRITLKSKSKGETITMYPNFNYNLPIKSSFIENTCYVKIEKDAMGERTKYTATVTSFAEREDLENLSKYFIAYIRDRSGARVQLSTRHLNETENENVVSYYKYLDTYYSGSKTDSCSEYYSILNYSAIEADGITVESFGFVLNVSSSDYYGNDMTINRSWYYQIV; encoded by the exons ATGGcattaaaatggttttatgtcGCCATAGTAACATGGACGTTGTCTGCAAACTACAGCTGT ATTGCCGAAATTGTTAGAATGCCCCTGCAGCCAACAATATCTACGGTGGCAATGTCTGTTATACCTTTGAATGAAAGCTTCTCTGTGTGTGTTCTTGTTTTCTTTGGACCTTCCGATACAGAGATCAAATTCAACGGCGACACCCTGGAAGTCTCCAGAG AACATGTAGATGAATTTGAGGTCTACATGGTGAACAATAATGCCAACATGGATAGAAGAATAACCTTAAAGTCGAAATCAAAAGGAGAAACAATTACAATGTATCCAAACTTTAACTACAACCTCCCTATTAAATCAAGCTTTATTGAAAACACCTGCTATGTCAAGATAGAAAAGGATGCAATGGGAGAACGCACAAAATATACAGCTACAGTAACATCATTTGCAGAAAGAGAGGACTTGGAGAATTTGTccaaatattttattgcatacatACGCGATAGATCAGGCGCCCGTGTACAATTATCGACACGCCATCTGAATgaaactgaaaatgaaaatgttgtcaGTTATTATAAATACCTCGACACTTACTATTCAGGAAGTAAAACTGACAGTTGCAGTGAGTACTATTCGATTCTGAACTATTCCGCGATCGAAGCAGATGGTATCACTGTCGAAAGTTTTGGCTTTGTTTTGAATGTTTCAAGTTCAGATTACTATGGAAACGACATGACAATTAATCGCAGTTGGTATTATCAGATCGTTTAA
- the LOC128171257 gene encoding uncharacterized protein LOC128171257, with protein sequence MMEANHIFIQLLVIVVLTANHKSRAEIVRRLGKPALQILAINKSLDAHDGVYNGAFNGPADTEFEFTGRSIEVNKGENNVFSALMTTREKSFNANSPYGSRMLTIKSNPTKETLSVFIDLNSKSRTQTTFPINNCQIGIEKLENGNQTQYKATVKNCAVEDGFEKYFMLTLKFKPWGSSTIHSTEELNVQNIEDFKYAKTYYTSDAIDTFYTILNNPALEADGVTTTDFQFQVSYWNSSRVGDDIVANYYWKYNI encoded by the exons ATGATGGAGGCAAACCATATCTTTATACAGCTTCTTGTAATTGTTGTACTGACTGCAAACCATAAATCT agAGCTGAAATTGTGCGAAGACTCGGAAAGCCCGCGCTACAAATACTGGCAATCAACAAATCACTGGACGCCCATGACGGAGTGTACAATGGCGCTTTCAACGGCCCAGCTGACACAGAGTTTGAATTCACAGGCAGGTCAATTGAAGTCAACAAAG gaGAAAACAACGTTTTCTCGGCCCTAATGACAACAAGGGAGAAAAGTTTCAATGCAAACAGTCCGTATGGTTCCCGGATGTTAACCATAAAGTCAAATCCCACGAAAGAAACCCTGTCGGTGTTCATTGATCTAAACTCAAAATCCCGCACACAAACAACATTTCCAATCAACAATTGCCAAATTGGAATAGAAAAGCTTGAAAATGGTAATCAAACACAATACAAAGCTACAGTGAAGAATTGTGCAGTTGAAGACGGATTTGAGAAGTATTTCATGCTAACTCTTAAGTTCAAACCGTGGGGGTCATCAACGATACATTCCACAGAAGAGCTGAATGTTCAGAATATTGAAGATTTCAAATACGCCAAAACTTATTACACCAGCGATGCTATAGATACTTTTTACACCATTCTCAACAATCCTGCATTGGAGGCTGACGGAGTTACCACTACAGACTTTCAGTTCCAAGTTTCCTACTGGAATTCCTCCCGTGTAGGTGATGATATTGTTGCAAACTATTACTGGAAATACAATATCTGA
- the LOC128171252 gene encoding uncharacterized protein LOC128171252 isoform X4 translates to MALKWFYVAITVAMLSANYSCIAEIVRMPLQPTISTVAMSVIPLNESFSVCVLVFFGPSDTEIKFNGDTLEVSREHVDEFEVYMVNNNANMDRRITLKSKSKGETITMYPNFNYNLPIKSSFIENTCYVKIEKDAMGERTKYTATVTSFAEREDLENLSKYFIAYIRDRSGARVQLSTRHLNETENENVVSYYKYLDTYYSGSKTDSCSEYYSILNYSAIEADGITVESFGFVLNVSSSDYYGNDMTINRSWYYQIV, encoded by the exons ATGGcattaaaatggttttatgtcGCCATAACAGTGGCCATGTTGTCTGCAAACTACAGCTGT ATTGCCGAAATTGTTAGAATGCCCCTGCAGCCAACAATATCTACGGTGGCAATGTCTGTTATACCTTTGAATGAAAGCTTCTCTGTGTGTGTTCTTGTTTTCTTTGGACCTTCCGATACAGAGATCAAATTCAACGGCGACACCCTGGAAGTCTCCAGAG AACATGTAGATGAATTTGAGGTCTACATGGTGAACAATAATGCCAACATGGATAGAAGAATAACCTTAAAGTCGAAATCAAAAGGAGAAACAATTACAATGTATCCAAACTTTAACTACAACCTCCCTATTAAATCAAGCTTTATTGAAAACACCTGCTATGTCAAGATAGAAAAGGATGCAATGGGAGAACGCACAAAATATACAGCTACAGTAACATCATTTGCAGAAAGAGAGGACTTGGAGAATTTGTccaaatattttattgcatacatACGCGATAGATCAGGCGCCCGTGTACAATTATCGACACGCCATCTGAATgaaactgaaaatgaaaatgttgtcaGTTATTATAAATACCTCGACACTTACTATTCAGGAAGTAAAACTGACAGTTGCAGTGAGTACTATTCGATTCTGAACTATTCCGCGATCGAAGCAGATGGTATCACTGTCGAAAGTTTTGGCTTTGTTTTGAATGTTTCAAGTTCAGATTACTATGGAAACGACATGACAATTAATCGCAGTTGGTATTATCAGATCGTTTAA